A region from the Sutcliffiella horikoshii genome encodes:
- a CDS encoding CorA family divalent cation transporter, whose product MGTAPPALLTFIAGIYGMNFQNMPELTWRYGYFVALGVMAVMGISLFIWFKWKGWFK is encoded by the coding sequence ATGGGAACCGCCCCCCCTGCTTTATTGACGTTTATAGCGGGAATCTACGGGATGAACTTTCAAAACATGCCTGAGCTGACTTGGAGATACGGATACTTTGTGGCGCTTGGAGTCATGGCCGTCATGGGGATAAGCTTGTTTATTTGGTTTAAGTGGAAGGGTTGGTTTAAGTGA
- the corA gene encoding magnesium/cobalt transporter CorA produces the protein MIRIAGMTRDHQITKNININNLDRNAYKWIWVDFNQPTEEEIKHLDSTFQFHPLAIEDCIHRLQRPKLDHYEDHTFFVTHSIQEKDEELHKEEVNFFLGENYVVSFHQAPSKEVDEVWKSLDKPPKDVENWDEYYVFYEILDDIVDNYFPFLYKLEDQLDKIEENTQDKSMNQLMEELFDTRYSLLELRHTINPMRDLLYRMLNNHRLDGVMKRKEYFADIYDHLLKLSDLITSNRELTADIRDNYLSLNSHQANNVMKVLTIITSIFAPLTFIAGIYGMNFQNMPELTWRYGYFVALGVMAVMGISLFIWFKWKGWFK, from the coding sequence ATGATAAGAATAGCCGGAATGACAAGGGATCATCAAATCACCAAAAACATTAACATCAATAACCTCGATAGAAACGCCTATAAATGGATTTGGGTTGACTTTAACCAGCCTACGGAAGAGGAAATAAAACATTTAGACAGTACTTTTCAATTCCATCCATTGGCGATAGAGGATTGCATACATAGACTACAGCGGCCGAAGCTTGATCATTATGAGGATCATACTTTTTTCGTGACGCACAGTATTCAGGAAAAGGATGAGGAGCTTCATAAGGAGGAAGTGAATTTCTTTTTAGGGGAAAATTATGTCGTGAGTTTTCATCAGGCACCTTCTAAAGAGGTGGATGAGGTGTGGAAGAGCTTAGACAAGCCACCCAAAGACGTGGAAAATTGGGATGAATATTATGTGTTTTATGAAATCCTGGATGACATTGTCGATAATTATTTTCCGTTCCTTTATAAGCTGGAGGACCAGCTGGACAAAATCGAGGAGAACACGCAAGATAAATCAATGAATCAGCTGATGGAAGAGCTGTTCGATACAAGGTATTCCTTATTGGAGCTAAGACATACGATCAACCCAATGCGTGATCTGCTGTACCGCATGCTCAATAATCATCGTCTGGATGGGGTGATGAAAAGAAAAGAGTACTTCGCGGATATTTATGACCATCTCTTGAAGCTTTCTGACTTGATTACCTCCAACCGGGAATTGACGGCGGACATTCGGGATAATTACCTTTCCTTGAACTCCCATCAAGCCAACAATGTGATGAAGGTCCTTACCATCATCACGTCCATCTTCGCACCATTGACTTTTATAGCGGGAATCTACGGGATGAACTTTCAAAACATGCCTGAGCTGACTTGGAGATACGGATACTTTGTGGCGCTTGGAGTCATGGCCGTCATGGGGATAAGCTTGTTTATTTGGTTTAAGTGGAAGGGTTGGTTTAAGTGA